Proteins encoded by one window of Thermobaculum terrenum ATCC BAA-798:
- a CDS encoding lysylphosphatidylglycerol synthase transmembrane domain-containing protein, whose amino-acid sequence MTEIEAKQTEQGLNIRDQILRPRTIISFLISLVILIFIFARQNIPVKEVIDNARNANLLFLVLGFAFYYATFYVRTIRWQQVLNNSGYSSTNDAQLPGTLGLLRIILLSWFANSVLPAKLGDGYRGYLLKRNAKVSFSKTMGTIFAERVADVGVLFTLLLVSGIIAFRTKLPPHFVLLVTLGGTLALASFGILASVKYVSVYVHKILPGRVRPFYSRLEEGILLAFSRRLDRILLLTALIWILESARFWAVAVALGASLTISQVIFLALAASLLTTIPFTPAGFGVVEGAVITVLQWVYVEKSLAGSIALIDRGITYWSVLLVGGLLYLVSGNK is encoded by the coding sequence ATGACCGAAATAGAGGCTAAGCAAACAGAACAGGGCTTAAACATAAGGGACCAGATACTTCGTCCGCGTACGATAATTTCTTTTCTTATATCCTTAGTAATACTTATCTTCATATTTGCAAGACAAAACATTCCTGTAAAGGAAGTTATTGATAATGCACGCAATGCCAACCTACTATTCCTGGTTTTAGGTTTCGCTTTCTACTACGCTACATTCTATGTACGTACCATAAGATGGCAGCAAGTGCTGAATAACTCTGGCTATTCCAGCACAAATGATGCTCAGCTCCCGGGTACGCTAGGTCTTCTTAGAATTATTCTTCTCTCCTGGTTCGCCAACTCAGTACTGCCCGCTAAGCTAGGAGACGGTTACCGAGGATACCTATTGAAGAGAAACGCCAAAGTATCTTTCTCCAAGACCATGGGAACCATATTTGCCGAGAGAGTAGCAGATGTAGGGGTATTGTTCACACTTTTATTAGTGTCAGGAATAATAGCTTTCAGAACCAAGCTGCCTCCACATTTTGTGCTCTTGGTAACACTTGGTGGAACCCTTGCACTGGCTAGTTTTGGCATACTGGCCTCTGTTAAGTACGTCAGCGTGTATGTCCATAAGATCCTTCCGGGTAGGGTACGACCTTTCTACTCAAGATTGGAAGAGGGTATACTACTTGCATTTAGCAGAAGGCTAGATAGAATATTGTTGCTCACCGCTCTAATATGGATTTTGGAAAGCGCAAGATTCTGGGCGGTAGCGGTTGCCTTAGGAGCAAGTCTCACAATATCACAGGTGATATTCTTGGCGCTTGCCGCCTCTCTGCTTACGACCATTCCCTTCACACCTGCGGGATTTGGCGTAGTAGAGGGTGCGGTGATAACAGTACTACAATGGGTATATGTTGAGAAATCTCTAGCGGGTTCAATAGCGCTAATAGACCGCGGCATAACTTATTGGAGTGTCTTACTCGTAGGTGGACTCCTATATTTAGTTAGTGGGAATAAATAG
- a CDS encoding glycosyltransferase family 2 protein — MGINRSRENSEAMLDSNLKASANINGKLSLILPARNEEANLPRVLGRCIEVLNETLPDWEIIVVNDGSQDKTGEIAEGFAARDSRIRVIHHPRNLGYGSAWRSGFAAAHGQYIMCMDSDGQFDIGDISLLLPYVNHYDIVAGYRTKRQDPAHRKVNAAIFHLAAKLLFGIHLKDIDCGFKIFRASLIKSLPLKAPGALINLEIFSFAKLRKASIIEVGVHHYPRTAGVSTGAKPSVVLQAMAEILLLRLRVWKERIKVSPLVGAGAAIGALFAVLGIATRARNRTRKERH, encoded by the coding sequence GTGGGAATAAATAGATCGAGGGAAAATAGCGAAGCAATGCTTGATTCAAATCTAAAGGCATCTGCGAACATTAATGGAAAGCTATCATTGATACTGCCCGCTCGCAATGAAGAGGCAAACCTCCCCCGCGTCTTGGGGAGATGTATAGAAGTCCTCAACGAGACCCTGCCTGACTGGGAAATAATAGTCGTAAATGACGGTAGTCAGGATAAAACGGGAGAGATAGCTGAAGGCTTTGCAGCAAGGGATAGCAGGATAAGGGTAATTCATCATCCCCGAAATCTAGGCTACGGCTCGGCGTGGAGAAGCGGCTTCGCTGCCGCTCATGGTCAATATATTATGTGCATGGATTCTGACGGCCAGTTTGACATTGGAGACATCTCGTTGCTCTTACCTTATGTCAACCACTATGACATAGTTGCCGGTTACAGGACAAAGAGGCAAGATCCAGCACATCGTAAAGTGAACGCAGCTATATTTCATCTAGCAGCGAAGTTACTATTTGGCATACACCTTAAGGATATAGACTGCGGTTTCAAGATCTTTAGGGCAAGCCTTATAAAGAGCCTGCCTCTTAAGGCACCTGGGGCTCTGATAAATCTAGAGATATTTTCTTTCGCTAAGCTACGCAAGGCTTCAATAATAGAAGTAGGTGTGCATCACTATCCTCGCACCGCAGGTGTATCTACAGGTGCCAAACCTTCTGTAGTGCTGCAAGCGATGGCGGAAATACTCTTGTTGCGCCTCAGGGTATGGAAGGAAAGGATAAAAGTCTCCCCCTTGGTCGGAGCAGGCGCAGCTATCGGTGCCTTATTTGCAGTCCTAGGGATAGCGACAAGAGCTAGGAATAGGACGCGCAAAGAAAGGCATTAG
- a CDS encoding M24 family metallopeptidase → MNNAFLPDYLRRIDKLRKSLADHELDALLVFSQANRRYLTGFTARDVAIGESSGYVLITQEKALLLVNSLYIEHAQKEVTAVEPFLVKDKPNIVISDLLRYLGLHKVGFERDYVTYGFIDDLRSHLEDRVELIPVKGLVEAQRVIKDPYEQNMISEAAKIADAAFSKMLDQISPGMTEKQVARLLDNLMIELGAEGPSFETIVAAGPNAARPHHEPTDRPVQEGEPIIVDMGAFYRGYCSDMTRTFCLGKPDSKFEEVYNIVLEAHNTARSAIRAGLDGGEIDAIARGIIDQAGYGEAFTHSLGHGVGLEVHEKPSLRKNSEDVLQEGMVVTIEPGIYISGWGGVRIESLVLVDNGPSVLSQAPIFKNR, encoded by the coding sequence ATGAACAACGCCTTTCTACCAGATTACCTTAGAAGAATAGATAAGCTAAGGAAATCACTCGCTGATCATGAGCTGGATGCTTTACTGGTCTTCAGTCAGGCAAACCGGCGTTACCTGACAGGATTCACAGCCAGAGACGTAGCCATAGGAGAGAGTTCAGGATACGTACTTATCACTCAAGAGAAAGCGTTGCTACTTGTTAACTCTCTGTATATTGAGCATGCTCAAAAAGAGGTCACAGCAGTAGAGCCATTTCTCGTAAAGGATAAGCCAAACATCGTTATATCTGATCTGCTAAGGTATCTGGGGCTACACAAGGTTGGCTTCGAAAGAGACTATGTAACATACGGGTTTATAGATGATCTTAGGTCCCACCTTGAAGACCGAGTAGAGCTTATCCCCGTCAAGGGGCTGGTAGAAGCTCAGCGAGTTATCAAAGACCCTTATGAACAGAATATGATCAGCGAAGCTGCCAAGATAGCTGATGCTGCATTTAGTAAGATGCTAGATCAGATATCCCCAGGGATGACAGAAAAGCAGGTCGCCAGATTACTAGATAATCTTATGATAGAGCTGGGAGCCGAAGGCCCCTCGTTTGAGACGATAGTTGCTGCTGGTCCAAATGCTGCCAGGCCACACCATGAGCCTACCGATAGACCAGTCCAAGAAGGAGAACCCATAATAGTAGATATGGGAGCTTTCTACCGTGGCTATTGCTCTGATATGACCCGCACATTCTGCTTAGGTAAACCAGACTCTAAGTTTGAAGAGGTTTATAACATTGTACTGGAGGCACATAATACTGCGAGATCAGCAATAAGGGCGGGACTTGACGGTGGGGAAATCGACGCTATAGCTAGAGGAATAATCGATCAGGCAGGTTACGGAGAAGCTTTCACCCATAGTCTGGGACACGGTGTAGGACTAGAAGTTCATGAGAAGCCAAGTCTGAGGAAGAACAGTGAAGATGTACTTCAAGAGGGGATGGTGGTAACTATTGAGCCAGGCATCTACATATCTGGATGGGGAGGAGTCAGGATAGAGAGCCTAGTTCTTGTGGACAACGGACCATCCGTACTTTCTCAAGCACCTATATTCAAAAACAGGTAA
- the efp gene encoding elongation factor P — MISTGELRKGNTLVIDGDLVRVLDFQHVKLGRGSAFVRVQLKNLRTGAITERTFQAGTKFETARLERRTVQYLYNDGENYTFMDTETFDQPTLSADLLGDAVKYLKEGMNIDLLMYGDEPIGVELPTTVELQVVQTDPGVRGDTAAGGSKPARLETGLVVQVPLFINEGDIIRVDTRTGEYIERVG; from the coding sequence ATGATATCGACTGGCGAACTTAGAAAAGGCAACACACTTGTAATCGATGGCGATCTCGTAAGGGTGTTGGATTTCCAGCATGTAAAGCTTGGAAGAGGATCTGCCTTTGTAAGAGTTCAGCTCAAAAACCTACGCACCGGTGCCATTACGGAGCGCACATTCCAAGCAGGCACCAAGTTTGAAACTGCAAGACTTGAAAGGCGTACCGTCCAATATCTGTACAATGACGGCGAGAACTATACTTTTATGGATACCGAGACCTTTGATCAACCCACTCTGAGCGCTGACCTCTTAGGAGATGCAGTCAAGTATCTGAAAGAGGGTATGAACATTGACCTACTTATGTATGGCGATGAGCCGATAGGAGTGGAGCTTCCCACAACGGTCGAACTGCAGGTCGTGCAAACCGACCCAGGTGTTAGAGGAGACACGGCAGCAGGAGGTAGTAAGCCTGCTAGACTGGAAACTGGACTAGTAGTACAGGTGCCTTTGTTCATCAATGAGGGAGATATCATAAGAGTTGATACTAGAACTGGGGAATATATAGAGCGGGTGGGATAA
- the accB gene encoding acetyl-CoA carboxylase biotin carboxyl carrier protein, whose protein sequence is MSPEHKEFDLSKLLDQGLRDLIDLVSQGKVTELEIEQGGFRLRLRNDVNIPHQAQPIPHAQVETYPVQTPPPQQVTQPTQAPATTEQTESQHIVPITAPMVGTFYTSPSPDADPYVKVGDFIRPGQTIGIIEAMKIMNDVPAEIGGRVVEIVAQNGQAVEYGQPLMLVDTSATPE, encoded by the coding sequence ATGAGTCCGGAACACAAAGAATTCGATCTTTCCAAGCTACTAGATCAAGGACTTAGGGACCTAATAGATTTAGTAAGCCAGGGCAAGGTAACTGAGCTGGAAATAGAGCAAGGAGGTTTCAGGCTAAGGCTAAGAAACGATGTTAATATACCTCATCAAGCACAGCCTATACCTCATGCGCAAGTAGAAACTTACCCAGTTCAGACTCCCCCCCCTCAGCAGGTAACTCAACCTACTCAAGCTCCAGCCACTACGGAACAGACAGAATCGCAACACATAGTGCCCATCACTGCACCTATGGTAGGCACTTTCTATACTTCACCAAGCCCAGATGCGGATCCTTACGTCAAAGTTGGGGATTTCATCCGTCCGGGACAAACGATCGGTATCATTGAGGCGATGAAGATTATGAACGATGTGCCTGCTGAGATAGGCGGACGTGTGGTGGAGATCGTTGCTCAAAACGGACAAGCGGTGGAATATGGCCAACCACTGATGCTGGTAGATACTTCTGCCACACCTGAATAG
- the xseA gene encoding exodeoxyribonuclease VII large subunit — translation MYLLTVSDINFYLQQLLETDRLLSDVWIQGEISNLSQSSKGHFYFTLKDGESQLSCVLFKQDLIHVQAELANGQAVIAHGRVSIWKQSGKLQFYVDIVQPEGTGRLELEFQALKAKLEAEGLFDESRKRSIPKFPSAIGIVTSKHGAVLHDILNILRRRYPLAEVILSHTQVQGDGASLQIAAAIEKLHKTAKVDVIILARGGGSREELWAFNEECVARAIYACPVPVISAIGHETDYTIADYVADLRAPTPSAAAELVVPNVAELRQSLDHMLNIASMNMRQKLRQCMEDVQHMHSHLKRTSPIHAIHRHREKLSLLNDNALSRVRHLIELKKSNLETMALSLNALNPKAVLGRGYSVTTTEDGKVLRSIDDVGNTKAITTRLADGFIKSMVDQTVKQVER, via the coding sequence TTGTACCTGCTGACCGTTAGCGATATAAATTTCTATCTCCAGCAGCTGCTTGAGACTGATCGTCTACTGAGCGATGTTTGGATCCAAGGTGAGATCAGTAACCTAAGCCAGTCGAGTAAAGGACACTTCTACTTTACACTCAAAGACGGGGAATCTCAGCTTTCTTGTGTGTTGTTCAAGCAGGATCTAATACACGTACAGGCTGAGCTTGCTAACGGCCAAGCAGTTATCGCCCATGGCAGAGTGTCTATTTGGAAGCAATCAGGTAAGTTACAGTTCTACGTGGATATAGTACAGCCAGAAGGTACTGGTAGATTGGAGCTTGAGTTCCAGGCTCTCAAAGCAAAGCTCGAGGCCGAAGGGCTTTTTGATGAGAGCAGGAAGAGATCCATTCCCAAGTTCCCATCAGCAATAGGGATAGTTACCAGTAAGCATGGTGCTGTACTACATGACATCCTCAACATACTCAGGCGCAGGTATCCACTAGCAGAGGTAATACTGTCTCACACTCAAGTTCAAGGAGATGGTGCATCCTTACAGATAGCAGCTGCTATTGAGAAGCTACATAAGACTGCAAAAGTAGACGTGATAATCCTGGCAAGAGGTGGTGGATCTAGAGAAGAGCTTTGGGCCTTCAATGAAGAATGCGTGGCTAGGGCTATATATGCCTGCCCAGTACCTGTGATCAGCGCCATAGGGCACGAGACAGACTACACTATAGCCGATTATGTAGCTGATCTAAGAGCCCCAACTCCATCCGCAGCCGCTGAGCTAGTAGTGCCTAACGTCGCGGAGCTGAGGCAATCCCTCGATCACATGCTAAACATAGCTAGCATGAACATGAGACAAAAATTGCGGCAGTGTATGGAGGATGTGCAGCACATGCACTCTCATCTCAAGAGAACAAGCCCTATACATGCTATACATAGGCATAGAGAGAAGCTATCTCTGCTCAATGATAACGCACTTAGCAGGGTAAGACACCTGATAGAACTCAAGAAAAGCAACTTGGAAACTATGGCTCTTAGTTTGAACGCTCTGAACCCTAAGGCTGTACTTGGCAGAGGATATTCTGTAACTACCACGGAGGATGGTAAGGTTCTTAGATCAATCGATGATGTAGGGAATACTAAAGCGATAACAACCAGGCTCGCCGACGGCTTTATAAAATCTATGGTAGATCAAACAGTAAAGCAGGTAGAGAGGTAG
- the xseB gene encoding exodeoxyribonuclease VII small subunit, which yields MSTDRDTSQLNFEEAYSRLEELIHKLDAGGLTLEDALACYEEAYALVSRCNSILQQAELRLRQIEEEAAEYAATDDLISKTESYSEDEEDSDLSWNYDYRR from the coding sequence ATGAGTACGGATAGGGATACATCCCAACTGAATTTTGAAGAAGCCTACTCTAGATTGGAGGAGCTCATTCACAAATTGGATGCTGGAGGTCTAACACTTGAGGACGCTCTCGCCTGCTATGAGGAAGCGTACGCACTCGTATCTAGGTGCAACTCTATACTCCAACAAGCTGAACTTAGGCTCAGACAGATAGAGGAAGAGGCTGCCGAATACGCAGCTACTGATGACCTGATTTCGAAAACAGAATCTTACTCTGAAGATGAAGAGGATTCTGATCTCAGTTGGAATTATGACTATCGCAGATAG
- the dgoD gene encoding galactonate dehydratase — protein MKIESLTLYKVPPRWLFLKIRTDEGLEGWGEPIVEGKADTVAAAISEMADYIVGQPANHIEDIWQAVYRGGFYRGGPILTSALSGIEQALWDLKGKSLGVPIYELLGGPVRDRMKVYSWVHGDTPQQLAESVLSRVNAGYQAIKMGVPGPNTWIDTPQKLDLIIESVALVREAVGNDIAIGVDFHGRIHKGMARSLVRELEPFKLMFIEEPFPPGHEDSLRDLRAITGIPIALGERLYTRWGFKEIISKGLADVIQPDLSHAGGILEVKKIAAMAEAYDIALAPHCPLGPIALAASLQVDFCTPNALIQEQSLEIHYHKESELLSYLANPEVFNFSDGYVLLPLDPGLGITIDEEKVRNASQIGHNWRSPIWRNVDGSIAEW, from the coding sequence ATGAAAATAGAAAGCCTCACCCTCTATAAAGTCCCACCAAGATGGCTCTTCCTGAAGATCCGCACGGACGAAGGGCTGGAGGGCTGGGGAGAACCAATCGTAGAAGGAAAGGCTGACACTGTTGCAGCAGCCATCAGTGAGATGGCTGATTACATTGTGGGCCAGCCAGCGAACCACATAGAGGATATATGGCAGGCAGTATATAGAGGGGGTTTCTACAGGGGTGGACCAATACTCACCAGCGCGCTCTCCGGAATAGAGCAGGCTTTATGGGATTTAAAGGGCAAGTCTTTGGGTGTACCCATATATGAACTATTGGGTGGCCCTGTGAGAGATCGTATGAAGGTTTACTCCTGGGTTCACGGAGATACTCCCCAACAGCTGGCAGAATCAGTACTATCACGCGTTAATGCAGGCTATCAGGCCATCAAGATGGGTGTTCCAGGACCAAATACCTGGATAGACACTCCCCAAAAGCTGGATCTAATAATAGAGTCCGTCGCCCTAGTCAGGGAGGCAGTAGGTAACGATATAGCTATAGGAGTAGACTTCCACGGAAGAATACACAAAGGTATGGCAAGAAGCCTCGTGAGGGAACTTGAGCCATTCAAGCTTATGTTTATCGAGGAGCCTTTCCCTCCCGGGCACGAGGACTCATTAAGAGACTTGAGAGCTATCACTGGTATTCCAATCGCACTTGGAGAACGCCTGTACACTAGATGGGGTTTCAAGGAAATCATCTCCAAAGGATTGGCTGACGTTATACAGCCGGACTTAAGCCATGCTGGAGGTATCTTGGAAGTTAAGAAGATAGCTGCTATGGCAGAGGCTTATGATATCGCACTTGCTCCCCATTGCCCACTAGGCCCAATAGCTCTTGCTGCATCTCTACAAGTGGATTTTTGTACTCCGAATGCACTCATACAAGAGCAAAGCCTAGAGATACACTACCATAAGGAGTCAGAGCTGCTCTCTTACCTGGCCAATCCTGAGGTATTCAATTTCTCAGATGGATATGTATTACTGCCACTTGACCCTGGACTGGGAATAACAATTGACGAGGAGAAGGTTAGGAACGCTTCTCAAATTGGCCATAACTGGCGCAGTCCAATATGGAGAAACGTGGATGGGTCGATAGCGGAGTGGTGA
- the proS gene encoding proline--tRNA ligase, whose product MSSTSSEYVQKITKRSEDFAAWYNDVVLGAQLADYSPVRGMMVYRPYGYAIWENIQKLLDARFKATGVVNAYFPLLIPESLLRKEAEHVEGFNPQVAWVTHGGNEELEERLAVRPTSEAIIMQMYSKWVQSYRDLPILINQWNSVVRWELHTRLFLRTAEFLWQEGHTLHASAEEATERTLLMLEVYRSFLEEDLAIPVIPGRKTPSERFPGAAETYTVEALMGDGRALQSATSHDFADHFAKAFDITFLDKDGERKYGYTTSWGLSTRTIGGIIMVHGDDSGLIIPPKVAPIQVVVVPIWRSEEDKQKVLEHIDRIKEVLGDSFRLHIDLSEEKTPGWKFNEWELKGVPVRLEVGPRDVANSAVVLVRRDNRDKSQVPLNDLVVRLQQTLADIQQSLFDRAKQFRDEHTFECESVAQMLEVLDNKRGFIYAGWCGSDECEAAVKEETRATIRVVPLAQPEDPGTCIRCGNKAQVKVYFARAY is encoded by the coding sequence ATGTCAAGCACTAGCTCTGAATATGTGCAGAAGATAACGAAGAGGAGCGAGGATTTTGCTGCATGGTACAACGACGTTGTGCTTGGGGCTCAGCTTGCTGATTACAGCCCGGTCAGGGGAATGATGGTCTATAGACCTTATGGATACGCTATATGGGAAAACATACAGAAATTATTGGACGCAAGGTTCAAGGCGACAGGGGTAGTCAATGCCTACTTCCCTCTGCTTATTCCTGAGAGTTTACTCAGAAAGGAAGCAGAGCACGTTGAAGGCTTTAATCCTCAAGTAGCATGGGTGACACATGGGGGGAACGAAGAGCTTGAGGAGAGATTAGCGGTACGCCCTACTTCTGAGGCGATAATAATGCAGATGTATTCCAAGTGGGTGCAGAGCTATAGGGACCTGCCGATATTGATCAACCAATGGAATAGTGTGGTGCGCTGGGAGCTACATACTAGGCTGTTCCTGCGTACAGCTGAGTTCCTATGGCAAGAAGGTCATACTCTACACGCTTCGGCCGAGGAAGCCACAGAACGTACTTTGCTTATGCTTGAGGTCTACAGGTCGTTCCTTGAGGAAGATCTAGCAATACCGGTTATCCCTGGTCGCAAGACTCCTTCTGAGAGGTTCCCGGGTGCCGCTGAGACCTATACCGTAGAGGCACTTATGGGAGATGGTAGGGCGCTCCAGTCTGCTACTAGTCACGACTTTGCCGATCATTTTGCTAAGGCTTTTGACATAACATTTCTAGATAAGGATGGCGAGCGCAAGTATGGGTATACCACTAGTTGGGGGCTCTCTACTCGCACCATAGGTGGAATAATAATGGTTCATGGTGATGATTCGGGTTTGATAATACCTCCTAAAGTTGCCCCAATTCAGGTGGTAGTAGTTCCTATATGGAGAAGCGAAGAAGACAAACAGAAGGTCTTGGAGCACATAGATAGGATAAAGGAAGTTCTAGGAGATTCTTTCCGACTGCACATAGATCTGAGTGAGGAGAAGACTCCTGGTTGGAAATTTAATGAATGGGAGCTCAAGGGGGTGCCAGTAAGGCTTGAGGTTGGTCCAAGAGATGTTGCCAATAGCGCTGTTGTGCTTGTGCGTAGAGACAATAGGGATAAATCTCAGGTACCTCTGAACGACCTTGTTGTAAGGCTGCAGCAAACCTTAGCTGATATACAGCAGTCTCTGTTCGACCGCGCCAAGCAGTTCAGAGACGAACACACGTTTGAGTGTGAGAGTGTTGCTCAAATGTTGGAGGTTCTTGATAACAAGAGAGGGTTCATCTACGCAGGATGGTGTGGTAGTGATGAGTGTGAGGCTGCGGTCAAAGAGGAGACTCGTGCAACTATCAGAGTGGTGCCTTTGGCCCAGCCCGAAGATCCTGGTACTTGTATTAGATGTGGAAACAAGGCACAAGTAAAAGTGTACTTCGCACGAGCTTACTAG
- the recN gene encoding DNA repair protein RecN: MLAELHIRDFAIISEINISFSPGFNAFTGETGAGKSIIIDALDLVLGGRASPDMVRTGASSSLIQAMFVLEGGVLREVSELLESNGLDPSEELIITREISSSGRSSARINGSLVPVTLLRQLGENLVDITGQSEHLVLLRPSAQRDMLDHYAGAIDLRSEVSQLYNEIRQVQSELDALVSGQREAERRADMLRYQIEEISSADLQPGEDEELLKRRNLLANAEKLAQLADNAYQSLYSSSTSAIDQLQQAQSLLEELVRLDNSLSSNLDMISEAVVAVEEASLSIRRYRDSIEFDPGMLEVVEERLDLINKLKRKYGATIEEILQYRDNAEAELSDIENSDEKIRKLETQLENLRQQLAQKAKDLSSIRSKAAKDLGRKIEQELNDLLMTNAQIEIKVGYKQPSDYSISIDGTEVGIDQTGADDIELLVSPNPGEPLKPIAKVASGGEISRIMLAIRTVLSAADTTPTLVFDEVDVGIGGRSGRIVGEKLTGLASNHQVIAITHLAQVAAYADTHFKITKVIQDNLTTTRVDKLDREGIRHELAAMLGGMPVTDRSLQSADELIDLAKRSRRLSLAS; the protein is encoded by the coding sequence GTGCTGGCTGAGCTCCATATCAGAGATTTTGCAATCATTTCGGAGATAAACATCAGCTTTAGTCCTGGCTTCAACGCCTTCACAGGGGAGACAGGTGCTGGGAAAAGCATAATAATTGATGCTCTTGACCTTGTGTTGGGTGGTCGAGCGTCTCCTGATATGGTGCGTACTGGAGCCTCTTCCTCCCTTATTCAGGCTATGTTCGTGTTGGAGGGGGGTGTACTTAGGGAAGTAAGTGAACTTCTGGAGTCTAATGGGCTTGATCCCTCAGAGGAGCTCATTATTACTCGGGAGATTAGCTCGAGTGGTAGATCGTCTGCAAGGATCAACGGCTCCCTTGTTCCCGTAACTCTTCTAAGGCAACTGGGCGAGAATCTAGTGGATATTACTGGTCAATCAGAACATCTAGTTCTCTTGCGACCTTCCGCCCAAAGGGATATGCTCGATCACTACGCAGGCGCTATCGATCTACGCTCTGAGGTGAGCCAGCTGTATAACGAAATCAGGCAAGTGCAATCTGAATTGGATGCTCTGGTTTCCGGTCAACGTGAGGCAGAACGCCGTGCCGATATGCTGCGTTATCAGATTGAAGAGATCAGCTCGGCTGATCTACAGCCTGGTGAAGATGAAGAACTACTAAAACGAAGGAACTTGCTAGCTAACGCTGAAAAGCTAGCTCAACTAGCTGACAATGCCTATCAGTCCTTGTACTCCTCTAGTACAAGTGCGATAGATCAGCTTCAGCAAGCTCAGAGTCTTCTTGAAGAATTGGTACGCCTTGACAACTCCTTGTCCTCTAATTTGGACATGATATCTGAGGCGGTTGTTGCTGTTGAAGAAGCCTCGCTTAGTATTCGTAGATATAGAGATTCCATAGAGTTTGATCCCGGCATGCTCGAGGTGGTTGAAGAACGCCTGGATCTTATAAACAAGCTAAAACGAAAGTATGGGGCTACTATTGAGGAGATACTCCAGTATCGGGACAATGCTGAGGCTGAGCTTTCTGATATCGAGAACAGCGACGAAAAGATAAGGAAGCTGGAAACCCAGCTTGAGAATCTTCGGCAGCAATTGGCACAGAAGGCCAAAGATTTATCTTCTATAAGATCAAAAGCTGCCAAGGATTTAGGTAGAAAGATAGAGCAAGAGCTAAACGATCTGCTGATGACCAATGCCCAGATCGAGATAAAAGTTGGTTATAAGCAACCTTCTGACTATTCAATCTCCATAGATGGGACAGAGGTAGGCATAGATCAAACTGGTGCTGACGACATAGAGTTGTTGGTATCGCCTAATCCGGGGGAACCGCTCAAACCTATTGCTAAGGTTGCGTCTGGAGGAGAGATATCTCGTATTATGCTGGCGATAAGGACTGTATTGTCTGCGGCAGACACCACTCCCACATTGGTATTTGACGAGGTGGATGTTGGCATTGGTGGTCGTAGTGGTAGGATAGTTGGTGAAAAGCTAACCGGACTGGCAAGTAATCACCAGGTGATAGCCATAACCCATTTAGCACAGGTAGCTGCTTACGCAGATACACACTTCAAGATAACTAAGGTTATTCAGGACAACCTAACAACGACAAGAGTTGATAAGCTCGACAGGGAGGGCATCAGACATGAGTTAGCAGCCATGCTTGGTGGTATGCCTGTGACAGATAGATCCCTGCAAAGTGCTGATGAACTCATAGATTTGGCTAAGAGATCCAGGCGACTATCTTTGGCTTCGTAG